A DNA window from Chryseobacterium scophthalmum contains the following coding sequences:
- the serS gene encoding serine--tRNA ligase, giving the protein MLQVNFLRDNKERVLEGLQKRQFKNLELVDEAIVTDEERKRIQFELDSQLSEINKISKEIGILMKEGKREEAEASKSKTAQFKESSKELQTQLENVEKSLLTILYQIPNVPYELVKAGVSADDNEIIYQSHDVEGLGEGAIPHWELAKKYNLIDFELGVKIAGAGFPVYFGKGARLQRALVQYFLDKNTDAGYLEVNPPHVVNEASGYGTGQLPDKEGQMYYINADDLYLIPTAEVPVTNLYRDVLLDEKDLPIKNTAFSQCYRREAGSYGAHVRGLNRLHQFEKVEIVRIEKPENSYAVLEEMVEHIKGILEDLELPYRVLRLCGGDTGFASAMTYDFEVWSAAQEKWLEVSSVSNFETFQANRLKCRYKADGKSQLVHTLNGSAMALPRIMAALLENNQTEEGIKLPKKIAEYARFELIN; this is encoded by the coding sequence ATGTTACAGGTTAATTTTTTGCGCGACAATAAAGAACGCGTTTTAGAAGGTCTTCAAAAAAGACAATTCAAGAATCTTGAGTTGGTAGACGAGGCTATCGTTACCGATGAAGAAAGAAAAAGAATTCAGTTTGAATTAGATTCGCAACTTTCCGAGATCAATAAGATTTCCAAAGAAATTGGTATTTTAATGAAAGAAGGAAAAAGAGAAGAAGCTGAAGCATCCAAATCTAAAACAGCACAGTTCAAAGAGTCGAGTAAAGAATTACAGACACAACTAGAAAACGTTGAGAAATCTTTACTTACAATTTTGTACCAGATTCCAAACGTACCTTACGAATTGGTAAAAGCAGGTGTTTCTGCAGATGATAACGAAATTATTTATCAGTCTCATGATGTGGAAGGTTTAGGTGAAGGAGCAATTCCTCACTGGGAACTGGCAAAAAAATACAACCTGATTGATTTTGAATTGGGTGTGAAAATTGCCGGAGCTGGTTTCCCTGTGTACTTCGGGAAAGGAGCGAGATTGCAGAGAGCTTTGGTTCAATATTTCTTAGATAAAAATACGGATGCTGGTTATCTTGAAGTAAATCCGCCACACGTTGTGAATGAAGCTTCAGGTTACGGAACAGGGCAGTTGCCGGATAAAGAAGGACAAATGTATTATATCAATGCAGATGATCTATATTTAATTCCTACAGCGGAAGTTCCGGTGACGAATTTATACCGTGATGTTTTGTTGGATGAAAAAGATCTTCCAATTAAAAATACGGCATTCTCTCAATGCTACAGAAGAGAAGCGGGAAGCTACGGCGCTCATGTAAGAGGTTTGAACCGTCTTCACCAGTTTGAAAAAGTAGAAATTGTAAGAATCGAAAAGCCTGAGAATTCTTATGCTGTTTTGGAAGAAATGGTAGAACACATCAAAGGAATTTTAGAAGATCTTGAATTGCCTTACAGAGTGTTGAGACTTTGTGGTGGTGACACAGGTTTTGCTTCTGCAATGACTTACGATTTTGAAGTTTGGAGTGCTGCTCAGGAAAAATGGCTTGAAGTAAGTTCGGTTTCTAATTTTGAAACTTTCCAGGCAAATCGATTGAAATGCCGTTACAAAGCAGACGGAAAATCTCAATTGGTGCATACGTTGAATGGTTCTGCAATGGCGTTGCCAAGAATTATGGCAGCATTGCTTGAAAATAATCAGACTGAAGAAGGAATTAAGCTTCCTAAAAAGATCGCTGAATATGCGAGATTTGAATTGATTAATTAA
- the asnB gene encoding asparagine synthase (glutamine-hydrolyzing), with amino-acid sequence MCGICGYYSFMNEISSENILEMNNAIRHRGPDDEGFWISDGVKGESFSGNDSTKKIKETFPVLNKTNSKIALGFRRLSIVDLSEKGHQPMLSDDEKITITFNGEIYNFKKIRKELEDLGYHFKSNSDTEVILKSYEEWGTEMFAKFDGMFAIALIDLEKQKLILGRDRIGLKPLFYFKNENALVWASEIKSILKNEFIKPEINWTGVYTNFLFQTTLAPETCFQNIFSLEPASFLVLDLNDFTSSKQFYWNFPTEKSANITEEEAVAKVDQLLSESVKEQLFADVPVTSMMSGGIDSTLITAKAKPFKNDINAFTISYQFSESEVKNASLMAEKIDIQHNVKKVSDDEILNQLKENIQHFEEPYSSLEVLMNAAEFAKNKGFKVVLSGNGADELFAGYSHSLKLNKWFSMKKFNAIRHFIFTNDDFSRKVKNYFSQDDMLDFFRQSQVGMKPFEAKNVFSNAVFNTVKTNLEDKKLSETKDYQGLFEYDMKYSLSSHHVFRDDLSAMKYGVEFRYPYLSNDLIDYVSSLPEKLRYNGIQNKPLLRKVAEKYLPSEILKMPKRGFSFPLAHFIKTEPKVREFILENLNSLKKRNFFKPEVINEWWNNQKNEYDCVKIWQLVTFELWYQKYFENQ; translated from the coding sequence ATGTGCGGCATATGCGGTTATTATTCATTTATGAACGAAATTTCTTCTGAAAATATTTTAGAAATGAATAACGCCATTCGTCACCGCGGTCCAGATGATGAAGGTTTCTGGATTTCTGATGGGGTGAAAGGAGAATCTTTTTCCGGAAATGATTCTACGAAAAAAATTAAAGAAACTTTTCCTGTTTTAAATAAAACAAATTCGAAAATTGCGTTAGGTTTTCGCCGACTTTCAATTGTAGATTTGTCTGAAAAAGGGCATCAACCGATGCTTTCTGATGATGAGAAAATTACGATTACCTTCAATGGAGAGATTTATAATTTTAAAAAAATACGTAAAGAACTTGAAGATTTAGGTTATCATTTTAAAAGCAATTCAGATACAGAAGTTATTTTAAAATCTTACGAAGAGTGGGGAACGGAAATGTTTGCCAAATTTGATGGAATGTTTGCGATTGCTTTGATCGATTTGGAAAAACAAAAGTTGATCCTTGGAAGAGACAGGATTGGTTTAAAACCTTTGTTTTATTTTAAAAATGAAAATGCTTTAGTTTGGGCTTCCGAAATAAAATCTATTCTAAAAAATGAATTTATCAAGCCAGAAATCAATTGGACCGGAGTGTATACTAATTTCCTTTTTCAAACGACCTTAGCTCCGGAGACGTGTTTTCAAAATATATTTTCGTTAGAACCGGCATCTTTTTTAGTTTTAGATTTAAATGATTTTACCTCTTCAAAACAATTTTATTGGAATTTCCCGACTGAAAAATCAGCAAATATAACCGAAGAAGAAGCGGTTGCAAAAGTTGATCAATTATTGTCTGAAAGCGTCAAAGAACAGCTTTTTGCTGATGTTCCTGTAACGAGTATGATGAGCGGCGGAATAGATTCTACACTGATTACCGCGAAAGCTAAACCATTCAAAAATGACATCAATGCATTTACCATTTCTTATCAGTTTTCGGAAAGCGAAGTGAAAAATGCGTCTTTGATGGCTGAAAAGATTGATATTCAGCATAATGTAAAAAAAGTCTCCGATGATGAGATTTTAAATCAATTAAAAGAAAATATTCAGCATTTTGAAGAGCCTTACAGCAGTCTTGAAGTTCTTATGAACGCCGCAGAATTTGCAAAGAATAAAGGATTTAAAGTAGTTTTAAGCGGAAATGGAGCCGATGAACTTTTTGCGGGATATTCTCATTCTTTAAAGCTTAATAAATGGTTTTCGATGAAAAAATTTAATGCAATCCGTCATTTTATTTTTACCAATGATGATTTTTCAAGAAAAGTAAAAAATTATTTTTCTCAGGATGACATGCTTGATTTTTTCAGACAAAGTCAGGTCGGTATGAAGCCTTTTGAAGCTAAAAATGTTTTTTCTAATGCTGTTTTTAATACAGTTAAAACGAATTTAGAAGATAAAAAATTATCAGAAACTAAAGATTATCAAGGGCTTTTTGAATATGATATGAAATATTCTCTGTCTTCACACCATGTTTTCAGAGATGATTTGAGTGCGATGAAATATGGTGTTGAATTCCGTTATCCTTATTTGAGCAATGATTTGATTGATTATGTTTCTTCTTTGCCTGAGAAATTACGGTATAATGGAATTCAAAATAAACCGCTTTTAAGAAAAGTTGCCGAAAAATATCTTCCTTCGGAAATTTTGAAAATGCCAAAGCGCGGTTTTTCTTTTCCACTTGCTCATTTTATTAAAACCGAACCAAAAGTAAGAGAATTTATTCTTGAAAATCTGAATAGCTTAAAAAAGAGAAATTTTTTCAAACCAGAAGTTATTAATGAATGGTGGAACAACCAAAAAAACGAATACGACTGTGTGAAAATCTGGCAATTGGTGACTTTTGAACTTTGGTATCAGAAATATTTTGAAAATCAATAA
- a CDS encoding oligosaccharide flippase family protein, with protein MKQLKVVQTFISRFLILILSFGLVIFSTNMWGSEGKGTISIVIANVALVSFFSSIFSGSSTSYFARKFKVEQVLVYSYLWSLIVGTAVPLIFSFAAIQNEFLYYLIGISVLSSLLSTNISLFIGTQNIRFFNIYTVLQQLVHVLFIAILIYIVKLKDVSVYFLAQIFCLAFLFLTSLFLILKKCKFSEFSFSKSVFINMFEYGWKTQLSTFIQFLNYRLSFYFLEYFEGIAIVGIFSIGITFSEAIWTITRSIAVVLYSDVVNSESREESIVKTKSSLKLSFTLMLVFIFGILIIPDFVYPFIFGKEFSETKLIMLLLAPGILAIAVSDMIGYYFSGIKELKILNIKSIVGLLITVTFSFFAIPKWGIWGACFVTTLSYVVSAAILFWKFYQSTDFKIKDYIISKDEINTLIKTFSKKSN; from the coding sequence ATGAAGCAGCTTAAAGTTGTTCAGACTTTTATTTCAAGGTTCTTGATTTTGATTTTGAGCTTTGGTCTGGTCATCTTTTCTACCAACATGTGGGGAAGTGAAGGAAAAGGCACGATCTCAATTGTCATTGCCAATGTTGCTCTGGTTAGTTTTTTCAGTAGTATTTTTTCGGGAAGCAGTACCTCTTATTTTGCAAGAAAATTTAAGGTAGAGCAGGTTCTGGTTTACTCTTATCTCTGGTCGCTCATTGTAGGAACTGCAGTTCCTTTGATATTCAGTTTTGCGGCGATTCAGAATGAATTTTTGTATTATTTAATTGGTATTTCTGTTCTTTCATCGCTTTTATCGACCAATATTAGTCTGTTTATTGGGACGCAGAATATTCGCTTTTTCAATATTTATACTGTTTTACAGCAGCTTGTACATGTTTTGTTTATCGCAATTCTGATCTATATTGTTAAACTGAAAGATGTTTCGGTTTACTTTTTAGCTCAGATTTTCTGCTTAGCATTTCTGTTTCTAACCAGTCTTTTTCTGATTCTGAAGAAATGTAAATTTTCAGAATTTTCATTTTCAAAATCAGTATTCATCAATATGTTCGAATATGGCTGGAAAACCCAGTTGAGCACATTTATTCAGTTTTTAAACTACAGACTTTCTTTTTATTTTTTAGAATACTTTGAAGGAATTGCTATTGTGGGAATCTTTTCTATCGGAATTACATTTTCAGAAGCAATATGGACAATTACAAGAAGTATCGCGGTCGTTCTTTATTCTGACGTTGTAAATAGCGAAAGCAGGGAAGAATCTATTGTTAAAACTAAATCTTCACTCAAGCTTTCATTCACTTTGATGCTTGTTTTTATTTTTGGAATTCTGATTATTCCGGATTTTGTGTATCCTTTTATTTTTGGAAAAGAGTTTAGTGAAACCAAGCTCATCATGCTTTTGTTAGCTCCCGGAATTCTGGCAATTGCAGTAAGTGATATGATTGGCTATTATTTTTCAGGAATTAAAGAGTTGAAAATATTAAATATAAAATCGATTGTAGGATTATTGATAACGGTTACTTTTTCCTTTTTTGCCATTCCGAAATGGGGAATTTGGGGCGCCTGTTTTGTAACGACCTTATCATATGTAGTTTCTGCAGCGATATTATTCTGGAAATTTTATCAGTCTACCGATTTTAAAATCAAAGATTATATTATTTCTAAAGATGAAATTAATACATTGATTAAAACTTTTTCTAAAAAAAGCAATTGA
- a CDS encoding glycosyltransferase: MPKILFLTTAHNFDDDRIFFHQAKELITSGFEVKICSLTAEFKGGIDGIEIESFDILNQSVQTKIQKFIKVCSSFQPDCIICSEPIAVFAANKFRKTKKVSVVYDITEWYPAMSMLQNYNFLMKWVHGIKFFLVQLYAGFLSTYFIFGEETKKFPLAYFFPFKKKIILPYYPHERFVSENIKDLNANEITLCYTGAISEDKGIGNFFNAVEELHKSNRRLNIKILIVGSAIKKSDETYFSDILAKSSVKNIEIRKPTSFEEFTKAFADADICFDLRAFNFENHHSLPIKLFYYMGAGKPIIYSSLKGIRKHMNVSDFGYLVNPNDSKKIAEHIEAYLNEPQLYNLHATNARKEFIRNYNWNVIKNSFVNFIKNSLPKNNK; the protein is encoded by the coding sequence ATGCCAAAAATTCTATTCTTAACCACTGCCCATAATTTTGATGATGACAGAATCTTTTTTCATCAGGCAAAAGAATTGATTACATCTGGTTTTGAAGTGAAAATTTGTAGTTTAACAGCGGAATTTAAAGGCGGAATTGATGGTATTGAGATAGAATCTTTTGATATTTTAAACCAATCTGTACAGACAAAAATTCAAAAGTTTATAAAAGTCTGCAGTTCTTTTCAGCCGGATTGTATTATCTGTTCTGAACCTATTGCTGTATTTGCAGCAAACAAATTTCGTAAAACGAAAAAAGTAAGTGTTGTTTATGATATTACAGAATGGTATCCTGCGATGTCGATGCTTCAGAATTACAATTTTTTGATGAAATGGGTTCACGGAATAAAATTTTTCTTGGTTCAGTTATATGCAGGTTTTTTAAGCACTTATTTTATCTTTGGTGAAGAGACCAAAAAGTTTCCATTGGCTTATTTTTTTCCTTTTAAAAAGAAAATTATTTTGCCTTATTATCCTCACGAACGATTCGTTTCTGAAAATATTAAGGATTTAAATGCAAACGAAATAACGCTTTGTTACACAGGCGCAATTTCAGAAGATAAAGGAATCGGGAATTTTTTCAATGCTGTTGAAGAACTTCACAAAAGTAATCGTCGGTTAAATATCAAAATACTGATTGTTGGTTCTGCGATAAAAAAATCGGACGAAACTTATTTCTCGGATATTCTTGCCAAATCTTCAGTAAAAAATATAGAGATCAGAAAACCGACTTCTTTCGAAGAATTTACAAAAGCTTTTGCTGATGCCGATATTTGTTTTGATTTGAGGGCTTTTAATTTTGAAAATCATCATTCGCTGCCCATCAAATTATTCTATTACATGGGCGCCGGAAAACCGATTATTTATTCAAGCTTGAAAGGAATAAGAAAACACATGAATGTTTCTGATTTTGGATATTTGGTGAATCCAAATGATTCTAAAAAGATTGCAGAGCATATTGAAGCTTATCTTAACGAGCCGCAACTGTACAATCTTCATGCAACCAATGCAAGAAAAGAATTTATACGAAATTACAATTGGAATGTCATCAAGAATTCTTTTGTTAACTTTATCAAAAATTCTTTACCAAAAAACAACAAATGA
- a CDS encoding (Fe-S)-binding protein codes for MDFNIKTMADYAMEGKSPEVLFWVGCAGSFDDRAKKITKAFCKILNKIGVEFAVLGQEESCTGDPAKRAGNEFVFQMMAMTNIEVLNAYEVKKIVTACPHCFNTLKNEYPNLGGNYEVIHHTQFLKELMNEGRLKIEGGSFKGKKITFHDPCYLGRANDEYEAPRMLLEKLDAELVEMKRCKTNGLCCGAGGAQMFKEPEKGKKDINVERTEEALSFEPKIIATGCPFCNTMLTDGVKHFNKNNEVEVKDIVELLAEAEDL; via the coding sequence ATGGATTTCAATATAAAAACAATGGCGGATTACGCAATGGAAGGCAAATCTCCGGAAGTTCTTTTCTGGGTAGGTTGCGCTGGAAGTTTCGATGATAGAGCCAAAAAAATAACCAAAGCATTCTGCAAAATTTTAAATAAAATAGGTGTTGAATTCGCTGTTTTAGGACAGGAAGAAAGCTGTACAGGTGATCCTGCAAAACGTGCAGGAAACGAGTTTGTTTTCCAGATGATGGCAATGACGAACATTGAAGTTCTGAATGCTTATGAAGTAAAAAAAATCGTTACGGCTTGTCCGCACTGTTTCAATACGCTTAAAAATGAATATCCTAATTTAGGCGGAAACTATGAAGTAATTCATCATACCCAATTCTTAAAAGAACTGATGAATGAAGGCAGACTGAAGATTGAAGGCGGAAGTTTTAAAGGTAAAAAAATTACCTTCCACGATCCTTGTTATTTGGGAAGAGCGAATGATGAATATGAAGCTCCAAGAATGCTTTTAGAAAAGCTGGATGCCGAATTGGTTGAAATGAAACGTTGCAAAACCAATGGTCTTTGTTGCGGAGCAGGTGGAGCACAGATGTTTAAAGAACCTGAAAAAGGAAAAAAAGATATTAATGTGGAAAGAACAGAAGAAGCGCTTTCTTTCGAGCCTAAAATCATTGCAACAGGTTGCCCTTTCTGCAACACGATGTTGACTGACGGCGTAAAACATTTCAATAAAAATAACGAAGTTGAAGTAAAAGATATCGTAGAACTTTTGGCGGAAGCTGAAGATTTGTAA
- a CDS encoding (Fe-S)-binding protein — MQYLDNVFFLILLIAGFGLFGKSLLKIYRNIRLGREINRSDRKAERWETMARVAMGQSRMTARPVAGVLHLFVYVGFVIINIELVEIIVDGIFGTHRFLSTIFGHTFYNFFTATLEVLALLVIVGVVLFFIRRNFYGVKRLTMKELFGWPKNDANWILIIEFALMVAFFTMNSSDFILQQRGVLAAHGSFPVSEMTLVPFLEIFSFDNIFLEVVERGAWWFHFIGILFFMNYLYYSKHLHIILAFPSTWYANLDLYGKFNNLESVTKEIKLMMDPNADPYAAPAEGAEEAPSKFGAEDIFDLNQVQLLNAYSCTECGRCTSVCPANITGKKLSPRAILMKTRDRLEEVGRNIDKNGKFEDDGKKLLNDYITKEELWACTTCNACTQACPVLLDPLSIIFEMRRFLVMEQSAAPQELNLMMTNVENNAAPWQYNQADRLNWAKD; from the coding sequence ATGCAGTATCTTGATAATGTATTTTTTCTGATTTTACTTATTGCAGGTTTCGGGCTTTTTGGAAAAAGTCTTCTGAAGATCTATAGAAATATCAGATTAGGACGAGAAATTAATCGCAGCGACAGAAAAGCTGAACGCTGGGAAACCATGGCAAGAGTTGCGATGGGACAAAGCAGAATGACGGCAAGACCTGTTGCAGGTGTTTTGCACCTTTTTGTTTACGTCGGTTTCGTAATTATTAATATCGAATTAGTTGAAATTATCGTTGACGGAATCTTCGGAACTCACCGTTTTCTATCAACAATTTTCGGACATACTTTCTATAATTTTTTCACCGCAACATTAGAAGTTTTAGCACTTTTAGTAATTGTTGGTGTGGTACTTTTCTTTATCCGTAGAAATTTTTACGGAGTGAAAAGATTGACGATGAAAGAACTTTTCGGATGGCCAAAAAATGATGCCAACTGGATCTTGATCATTGAATTTGCTTTAATGGTCGCTTTCTTCACGATGAATTCTTCCGACTTTATCTTACAGCAAAGAGGAGTTTTAGCAGCACATGGAAGCTTTCCAGTCAGTGAAATGACATTGGTTCCTTTCTTAGAAATTTTCAGTTTTGATAATATCTTTTTAGAAGTTGTTGAAAGAGGAGCTTGGTGGTTCCATTTCATAGGGATCCTGTTCTTTATGAATTACCTTTATTATTCTAAACATTTACATATTATCCTTGCGTTTCCAAGTACTTGGTACGCCAATCTTGATTTGTACGGAAAATTCAATAACCTTGAATCGGTTACCAAAGAAATCAAATTGATGATGGATCCGAATGCAGATCCTTACGCAGCTCCGGCTGAAGGTGCAGAAGAAGCTCCGTCGAAATTTGGTGCAGAAGATATTTTTGATTTGAACCAAGTTCAGTTATTGAATGCCTATTCATGTACAGAATGTGGAAGATGTACTTCTGTTTGTCCAGCAAATATTACAGGTAAAAAGCTTTCACCGAGAGCTATTTTGATGAAAACGAGAGACCGTTTGGAAGAAGTTGGTAGAAATATCGATAAAAACGGAAAGTTTGAAGACGATGGTAAGAAATTGTTGAACGACTACATCACAAAAGAAGAACTTTGGGCTTGTACTACTTGTAATGCTTGTACACAGGCTTGTCCGGTATTGCTTGACCCGCTTTCTATTATTTTCGAAATGAGAAGATTCTTGGTGATGGAGCAATCTGCAGCACCGCAGGAATTGAATTTGATGATGACCAATGTAGAAAACAATGCCGCACCTTGGCAATACAATCAGGCAGACCGTCTGAATTGGGCAAAAGACTAA
- a CDS encoding MlaD family protein has product MKFSKELKAGLIALLAIVGFVILFQFMKGRSLFTTDNIFYAKYDNVEGLAQSSPVSINGLKVGQVDKIIPQTGKDGKLHFVVKITVDDNFEFSKNSNLEIFEPSLMGGKEMRVNLFYGGPTAKDGDTLKGAFKLGMMNSLSSQVGPVKDQLQTVLHRVDSLMANANQVMNAQNREEIRILLHNLNKTVGALETTAGNVNKLVGNNDPKLQKVLDEASLTMQSGKTTLDKYGNLAESIDTKQLNQTIANLDQTVGKLNGVISGIDRGEGSLGKIMKDDQLYNNLNSASTNLNSLIEDMKANPKRYINFSVFGKNSKD; this is encoded by the coding sequence GTGAAATTCAGTAAAGAATTAAAGGCTGGTTTAATCGCGCTTTTAGCCATTGTTGGCTTCGTGATTTTATTTCAGTTTATGAAAGGCAGAAGCCTTTTTACTACCGACAATATATTTTACGCAAAATATGATAACGTAGAAGGTCTTGCACAGTCTTCTCCGGTTTCCATCAATGGTCTGAAAGTAGGACAGGTTGATAAAATCATTCCTCAGACAGGCAAAGACGGAAAGTTACACTTTGTCGTAAAGATTACCGTAGATGATAATTTTGAATTTTCAAAAAATTCAAATCTTGAGATTTTTGAGCCAAGCTTAATGGGTGGTAAAGAAATGAGAGTAAATCTTTTTTATGGTGGTCCTACTGCAAAAGACGGAGATACTTTGAAAGGTGCTTTCAAGCTAGGAATGATGAACAGTCTTTCTTCTCAGGTTGGTCCTGTGAAAGACCAGTTGCAAACTGTTTTGCATAGAGTAGATTCTTTGATGGCAAATGCTAATCAGGTAATGAATGCTCAAAACAGAGAAGAAATCAGAATATTACTTCACAACCTAAACAAAACTGTAGGTGCATTAGAAACTACAGCAGGAAACGTAAACAAATTGGTTGGTAATAATGATCCGAAACTTCAGAAAGTTCTTGATGAAGCAAGTTTAACCATGCAAAGTGGTAAAACAACTTTGGATAAATACGGAAATCTTGCGGAAAGTATAGATACCAAGCAATTGAATCAGACGATTGCTAATCTAGATCAGACTGTTGGGAAATTAAACGGTGTGATTTCTGGTATTGACAGAGGTGAAGGTAGTTTAGGGAAGATTATGAAAGATGATCAGTTGTACAACAACCTGAACTCTGCATCTACCAATCTGAACTCTTTAATCGAGGATATGAAAGCGAATCCTAAGAGATATATTAATTTCTCAGTTTTCGGTAAGAACAGTAAAGACTAA
- a CDS encoding peptidylprolyl isomerase: MAILGQIRSRPWLLMGMIALALLAFLVNPESLDKVFGKNPDVLGKVNGEKITREEYNDQLFVLQQQAEQQGQPKNGLEEQAWQLLVQSKLVKQQFEKMGFEMTDDLFWNQLQFDQMFAQNQQLFDEKGNFKLQELKKEIETLQNTNPEGYSQWLKTRKTIEYRIMARQVFANVSAGITTGKKEAEELMKERDQLADIDFVKVDYASYLQKNKIKVTTEDLANYIKAHPVQFKTEPSRNLGIAFFPSQPSPADEAAVQKDITKIFSGGTDASDGKENFQNTTNDSMFVMANSDMPYNNAYVQANQMPQGLQGKIETAAIGQVFGPYKEQNLYVLSKLIDKKPSDSTLSNHILIAYKGAERSTATRTKEEAKKIADSLMAGIKANPTKFAEGLKLSDEPGAVERKGSVGWTTPQSQFAPGYLAFLANNPKGATGLAETAFGYHIINIEDKKAGAMGYKIAHIVKTIKPSEATEAEVDKKARRFIQQIQGKSFNDFVNIAKKSNYQYSNAKSAKRFDGQLQGLGTDKDGEIIAWAFDKKREKGDTEFFTVEGTGDKVVVYLNGKQEKGLADPESVRDQIETVVQNKLAAKQISEKIGKAGSLDQVATKFATTKQSAQVNMLNPSVAGAMEPKVAGAAFGIAKGKVSNPIEGGTGVYVIVKKNETINKQPGDVKQFTESVTQRNAGMFGQAWLKSLQDNADIDDYRIEIWSKLGNQQ; the protein is encoded by the coding sequence ATGGCAATTTTAGGACAGATTAGGAGTAGACCTTGGCTTTTGATGGGAATGATCGCATTGGCGCTTTTGGCGTTTTTGGTAAACCCGGAAAGCCTTGATAAGGTTTTTGGTAAAAACCCTGATGTTTTAGGAAAAGTAAATGGTGAGAAAATTACTCGTGAAGAGTATAACGACCAGCTTTTCGTATTACAACAACAAGCAGAGCAGCAAGGTCAACCAAAAAACGGACTTGAAGAACAAGCTTGGCAACTACTTGTACAGTCGAAATTGGTAAAACAGCAATTTGAAAAAATGGGCTTCGAAATGACAGATGATCTATTCTGGAATCAGCTTCAGTTTGATCAAATGTTTGCACAAAACCAACAGCTTTTTGACGAAAAGGGGAATTTCAAGCTTCAGGAATTAAAAAAAGAAATTGAAACTCTACAGAATACAAACCCTGAAGGATACAGTCAATGGTTGAAAACTAGAAAGACTATTGAGTACAGAATTATGGCAAGACAGGTTTTTGCTAATGTTTCTGCAGGTATCACTACAGGTAAAAAAGAAGCTGAAGAATTGATGAAAGAAAGAGATCAGCTTGCTGATATCGACTTTGTAAAAGTAGATTACGCTTCTTATCTTCAGAAAAATAAAATCAAGGTTACAACTGAGGATTTAGCTAATTATATCAAAGCGCATCCGGTACAGTTTAAAACTGAGCCAAGCAGAAATTTAGGAATTGCATTTTTCCCTTCTCAGCCAAGTCCGGCAGATGAAGCTGCGGTACAAAAAGATATTACCAAAATATTTTCTGGAGGTACTGATGCAAGTGATGGAAAAGAAAACTTCCAAAACACTACTAATGATTCTATGTTTGTAATGGCAAACTCAGATATGCCATATAACAATGCTTATGTTCAGGCAAACCAAATGCCTCAAGGATTACAAGGGAAAATTGAAACGGCTGCAATCGGACAGGTTTTCGGACCTTACAAAGAGCAGAATCTTTATGTATTGTCTAAATTAATTGACAAAAAACCTTCAGATTCTACGTTGTCAAACCATATCTTGATCGCTTATAAAGGTGCTGAAAGATCTACAGCGACAAGAACTAAAGAAGAAGCTAAAAAAATTGCTGACAGTTTAATGGCTGGAATTAAAGCTAATCCTACGAAATTTGCAGAAGGTCTTAAGCTTTCTGACGAGCCAGGTGCTGTTGAAAGAAAAGGAAGTGTGGGTTGGACGACTCCTCAAAGTCAGTTCGCTCCAGGATACTTAGCGTTTTTGGCAAACAATCCTAAAGGCGCTACAGGTTTAGCAGAAACAGCTTTCGGTTATCACATCATCAATATTGAAGATAAAAAAGCTGGGGCAATGGGTTATAAAATTGCTCATATCGTGAAAACTATTAAGCCTTCTGAAGCTACAGAAGCTGAAGTTGATAAGAAAGCAAGAAGATTTATCCAGCAGATTCAAGGGAAATCATTCAATGATTTTGTAAATATTGCTAAAAAATCAAACTACCAATATTCTAACGCTAAATCTGCAAAAAGATTTGACGGTCAGCTTCAAGGTTTAGGAACTGATAAAGACGGTGAAATTATTGCTTGGGCTTTTGATAAGAAAAGAGAAAAAGGTGATACAGAGTTCTTCACTGTAGAAGGTACAGGAGATAAAGTAGTTGTTTACTTAAACGGGAAACAGGAAAAAGGTCTTGCAGATCCGGAATCTGTAAGAGATCAGATAGAAACAGTAGTTCAGAATAAATTGGCAGCTAAGCAAATTTCTGAGAAAATTGGAAAAGCAGGAAGCTTAGATCAGGTGGCTACAAAATTTGCAACAACTAAGCAATCAGCTCAGGTTAACATGCTTAATCCTTCTGTAGCAGGAGCGATGGAGCCTAAAGTTGCAGGTGCTGCATTTGGTATTGCAAAAGGAAAAGTTTCAAATCCAATCGAAGGTGGTACTGGTGTTTATGTTATTGTTAAAAAGAATGAAACAATTAATAAACAACCAGGCGATGTAAAACAATTTACAGAGTCTGTTACTCAGAGAAATGCAGGAATGTTTGGTCAGGCTTGGTTAAAGAGCTTACAAGACAATGCAGATATCGATGATTACAGAATTGAAATCTGGAGTAAATTAGGAAATCAACAATAA